A genome region from Euphorbia lathyris chromosome 4, ddEupLath1.1, whole genome shotgun sequence includes the following:
- the LOC136226945 gene encoding LOB domain-containing protein 21-like, with protein sequence MRSYEPRSSSSCAACKLLKRRCIPDCIFAPYFRSDEPKKFAKVHKVFGASNVSKILIEVPEQQREDTVNSLAYEAEARLQDPVYGCIGAIAFLQSKMVELEFDLAMARARLARVAPAAGAASGSGSGSGSVLDGHVYSNYMSGVDEFSGCGGGGFVDHSFSHDSSELLSTQDGMCNNDSTQFPYIF encoded by the coding sequence ATGAGGAGCTACGAGCCTCGTTCAAGTTCATCATGTGCAGCCTGCAAGTTATTGAAGAGAAGGTGCATTCCGGACTGCATATTCGCCCCCTATTTCCGCTCCGACGAGCCCAAGAAATTCGCCAAAGTACACAAAGTTTTTGGTGCAAGTAATGTCAGCAAGATCCTCATTGAAGTTCCTGAACAGCAGAGAGAAGACACTGTCAATTCTTTGGCTTATGAAGCTGAAGCTCGGCTCCAAGATCCTGTCTATGGCTGCATTGGTGCTATAGCTTTTCTTCAATCTAAAATGGTTGAGCTTGAGTTTGATCTAGCCATGGCTCGAGCTCGGCTCGCACGGGTCGCTCCTGCTGCTGGTGCTGCTTCTGGTTCTGGTTCTGGTTCTGGTAGTGTTTTGGATGGTCATGTTTATAGTAATTATATGTCTGGTGTTGATGAATTTTCTGGTTGTGGTGGTGGTGGTTTTGTTGATCATAGTTTTAGCCATGATTCATCTGAGCTTTTAAGTACTCAAGATGGAATGTGTAACAATGATTCTACTCAATTCCCATATATATTCTAA